From Humisphaera borealis, the proteins below share one genomic window:
- a CDS encoding chlorite dismutase family protein produces the protein MSQAPSAPATHPTGRPAATTGGPAVSRQFVNFAFYKLDPAFRRLSDNEKLQARSEFLQIIETKRQGLMCIPYSTVGVRAETDFMLWRISLTTDTFQEQSAAINKSRMGAYLTQPHSFLSMTKRSMYIDKLDPFHTAESRTHIIPGKRKYIFVYPFIKTRDWYLLPQEKRQEIMDEHIKVGNKYPSIKLNTTYSFGLDDQDFVVAFESEEPKDFLDLVMELRETQSSKYTVRDTPTLTCVQMPMGNVLDQLF, from the coding sequence ATGTCACAAGCTCCCTCCGCGCCAGCCACCCATCCGACAGGCCGACCCGCCGCCACGACCGGCGGGCCTGCCGTCAGCCGGCAGTTCGTCAACTTCGCGTTCTACAAGCTCGACCCGGCGTTCCGCCGACTCAGCGACAACGAGAAGCTTCAGGCCCGCAGCGAGTTCCTGCAGATCATCGAGACCAAACGCCAGGGACTGATGTGCATCCCCTACAGCACGGTCGGCGTAAGGGCCGAGACCGACTTCATGCTCTGGCGGATCAGCCTGACCACTGACACGTTCCAGGAGCAGAGTGCTGCGATCAACAAGAGCCGGATGGGCGCTTACCTGACGCAGCCGCACTCGTTTCTGTCGATGACCAAGCGGAGCATGTACATCGACAAGCTCGACCCCTTTCACACCGCCGAGAGCCGCACGCACATCATCCCCGGCAAGCGGAAGTACATCTTCGTCTACCCGTTCATCAAGACGCGCGACTGGTATCTGCTGCCGCAGGAGAAGAGGCAGGAGATCATGGACGAGCACATCAAGGTCGGGAACAAGTATCCGAGCATCAAGCTTAATACGACCTACAGCTTCGGCCTGGATGATCAGGACTTCGTGGTAGCGTTCGAGAGTGAAGAGCCGAAGGATTTCCTGGACCTGGTGATGGAGCTGCGCGAGACGCAGAGCAGCAAGTACACGGTGCGTGACACGCCGACGCTCACGTGCGTCCAGATGCCGATGGGGAACGTGCTGGATCAGTTGTTTTGA
- a CDS encoding sialidase family protein, with the protein MKIAARIGCAFIALFAALPSLAADPVRQDLFAAGEGGYQLYRIPGVVVTAKGTILVYCEARRSGSDWGDIDLLMRRSADGGKTWSAPAPVGKRPADAQRNPAAIARKQGKDGAITMNNPVMIADKSGVVHLLYCIEYGRCFYSRSEDDGQTFGASTEITSAFEKLRGEYDWKVLATGPGHGIQLSTGRLLVPVWLSLGTEGNAHKPSRVTTVYSDDNGKTWHAGALVTAAADPVAPDASETNAVELSDGRVMLNLRHHGGTHRRAVTTSSDGAGNWSPLKVDNALPEPICFASLQRYSGGKGSSGKNLILFSNPHNPTDRKRQNLAIKLSEDDGKTWPISKVLEPGLAAYSDLAVGADGKIHCFFERGVDGKGYARLTLATFDLEWVK; encoded by the coding sequence ATGAAAATCGCTGCTCGCATTGGTTGCGCTTTTATCGCGCTTTTTGCCGCCCTGCCGTCTCTCGCCGCCGATCCGGTTCGGCAGGACCTCTTTGCTGCCGGCGAGGGCGGGTACCAGTTGTACCGAATTCCCGGCGTCGTCGTGACCGCCAAGGGGACGATCCTCGTCTACTGCGAGGCGCGCCGATCCGGCAGCGACTGGGGCGACATCGATCTGCTGATGCGCCGCAGTGCCGACGGCGGAAAAACCTGGTCGGCCCCTGCGCCGGTGGGCAAGCGGCCTGCCGACGCCCAGCGCAATCCCGCGGCCATCGCCCGCAAGCAGGGGAAAGACGGCGCGATCACCATGAACAACCCCGTCATGATCGCCGACAAATCCGGCGTCGTGCACCTGCTCTACTGCATCGAGTACGGCCGGTGTTTCTACAGCCGCAGCGAAGACGACGGGCAGACCTTCGGCGCCAGCACGGAGATCACCTCGGCGTTCGAAAAGCTGCGCGGCGAGTACGACTGGAAGGTGCTCGCGACCGGGCCCGGCCATGGCATTCAACTGTCCACCGGCCGCCTGCTGGTGCCCGTCTGGCTGTCGCTCGGCACGGAGGGCAACGCCCACAAGCCCAGCCGCGTGACGACGGTTTACAGCGACGACAACGGCAAGACCTGGCACGCCGGGGCGTTGGTCACCGCGGCGGCCGACCCTGTCGCGCCCGACGCGAGCGAGACCAACGCGGTCGAGCTCAGCGACGGGCGGGTCATGCTCAATCTGCGGCACCACGGCGGAACTCATCGTCGGGCGGTGACGACCAGCTCCGACGGCGCCGGCAACTGGTCGCCGCTCAAGGTCGACAACGCCCTTCCGGAACCCATCTGCTTCGCCTCGTTGCAGCGCTACAGCGGCGGCAAGGGCAGCAGCGGTAAAAACCTCATCCTGTTCTCCAACCCGCACAACCCCACCGACCGCAAACGTCAGAACCTGGCGATCAAGCTAAGCGAGGACGACGGCAAGACCTGGCCGATCAGCAAAGTGCTGGAGCCGGGCCTGGCCGCGTACAGCGATCTGGCCGTAGGCGCCGACGGAAAGATTCACTGTTTTTTTGAACGCGGTGTCGACGGCAAAGGTTACGCACGGCTCACGCTGGCGACGTTCGATTTGGAATGGGTGAAGTGA
- a CDS encoding SPFH domain-containing protein has protein sequence MVALMFGGVFGRRLPIPAIATGVVMIFLLKGLFVINPNEAIVLQLAGKYVGSVRSEGFHWVVPIYTKSKITLRVRNFESTHLKVNDHDGNPIEIAAIVVWRVRDSAEAMFEVDDYENYVRVQTEAALRNLATHHPYDAHQEAQLSLRGNIDEVARQLKHEVQERLFKAGVEVIEARISHLAYAPEIAAAMLRRQQASAVIAARAKIVEGAVTMVEMALTQLQQRNVVHMDENTKAAMVSNLMVVLCAEHSVQPVVNTGHAEKR, from the coding sequence ATGGTCGCTCTCATGTTCGGCGGCGTCTTCGGACGCAGGTTGCCGATCCCGGCGATCGCTACCGGCGTCGTTATGATCTTCCTGCTCAAGGGCCTGTTCGTCATCAACCCCAACGAAGCGATCGTGCTTCAATTGGCCGGCAAGTACGTGGGCTCGGTGCGTTCCGAAGGCTTTCACTGGGTCGTCCCGATCTACACCAAGTCGAAGATCACCCTTCGCGTCCGCAACTTCGAAAGCACACACCTGAAGGTCAACGACCACGACGGCAACCCTATCGAAATCGCCGCGATCGTCGTCTGGCGGGTGCGTGATTCGGCCGAGGCGATGTTCGAAGTGGACGACTACGAGAACTACGTCCGCGTGCAGACCGAAGCCGCGCTGCGCAACCTCGCGACACACCACCCCTACGACGCCCACCAGGAAGCACAGCTCTCGCTCCGCGGCAACATCGACGAGGTCGCCCGGCAACTGAAACACGAGGTTCAGGAACGGCTGTTCAAAGCCGGCGTGGAAGTGATCGAGGCGAGAATCAGCCACCTCGCCTACGCCCCCGAAATCGCCGCGGCGATGCTGCGAAGACAGCAGGCGTCGGCGGTGATCGCCGCGAGGGCAAAGATCGTGGAAGGTGCGGTGACAATGGTGGAGATGGCGCTCACGCAACTCCAACAGCGTAACGTCGTCCACATGGACGAAAACACCAAGGCGGCGATGGTGTCGAACCTGATGGTGGTGCTCTGTGCCGAGCACAGTGTGCAGCCGGTGGTGAACACGGGGCATGCGGAGAAAAGGTAG
- the topA gene encoding type I DNA topoisomerase, whose amino-acid sequence MAKTTANPTTATPKAKSRAAGKTAKAKAATKAAAPDMVTDDVAIEAKPTKAPPANGKQLVIVESPAKAKTINKYLGDGYVVRASMGHVRDLPRSGMGIDLETFVPEYVMIEERGKDKVVSELRKLAKNSPTVWLATDLDREGEAIAWHLKEALHIPDSRAQRVIFNAITKSEIQKAFQSPRKLDMDRVNAQQARRILDRIVGYEISPLLWRKVAKGLSAGRVQSVAVRLVVDREAEIEAFIPEEYWKIAGIFTAETDSSKTRSLSDAWYDYITKTGNGERTKIEKEKWLAEHDAFVAELVELAGKKFEAGNKADARKAAELLGYKIEKEETTEDAEAKGPAKHNTRFVGRLGMPPDFAVRSIEKKRTTSRPPPPFITSTLQQSAASRLSLGAQRTMRLAQTLYEQGHITYMRTDSTALSGEALNMVRGYIEKSFGKKYLPEKPNFFASSNKSAQEAHEAIRPTDAGLTPADARAKLPPDEAKLYQLIWNRFVACQMPPAEFDQTTVMIAAKAGAEKTDVVFKATGRKLVFDGFMKVAGVSSDDQLLPDLAEGRKVTPIDVSPTQHFTQPPARFTEASLVKELERLGIGRPSTYASIIQTIQDRQYVVQQDRRFYATLLGKIVTEKLIQAFPEILDVGFTAGMELKLDQVEEQHLDWIKLLKDFYGPFHEVVAGSLEKIEHAGGTVSPYMCPKCGKPMLYRISKNGFFLACSDRECATTQPVDPQGRPTLREVSEFKCPVCGREMIKRKGRFGEFLGCSGYSVKNEKGEPSCTTIINLDKEGNPLPPKPPPIKTTVACEKCGSPMLLRGSKRGPFLGCSTFPKCRSTKMMKKLTGDDLKQVEALLPLLEVEAGKAAEMAAKITGSMPANAGTKPANVATDIDCDECGKPMIIRQGRRGPFLGCSGYPKCKNTGEVPAKLLEEMGIGADGKPIGSEDAGKAKKPETEVEDPSDEPVDVEA is encoded by the coding sequence ATGGCCAAAACCACCGCCAACCCCACCACCGCGACCCCCAAGGCCAAGTCGCGCGCCGCCGGCAAAACTGCCAAGGCCAAGGCCGCCACCAAGGCTGCCGCTCCCGACATGGTGACCGACGATGTCGCCATCGAAGCCAAACCGACCAAGGCCCCGCCCGCCAACGGCAAGCAGCTGGTCATCGTGGAATCCCCCGCAAAGGCCAAGACCATCAATAAGTACCTGGGCGACGGCTATGTCGTCCGGGCGAGCATGGGGCACGTTCGCGATCTGCCCCGCAGCGGCATGGGCATCGATCTGGAAACGTTCGTGCCCGAATACGTGATGATCGAGGAACGCGGCAAGGACAAGGTCGTCAGCGAACTGCGGAAGCTTGCCAAGAACTCTCCCACCGTCTGGCTCGCAACCGACTTGGACCGCGAAGGAGAGGCGATCGCGTGGCATCTGAAGGAAGCGCTGCACATTCCCGACAGCCGGGCCCAGCGCGTGATCTTCAACGCCATCACCAAGAGCGAAATCCAGAAGGCGTTCCAGTCCCCGCGCAAACTGGATATGGATCGCGTGAACGCCCAGCAGGCCCGGCGCATCCTTGACCGCATCGTGGGTTACGAGATTTCGCCGCTGCTCTGGCGAAAGGTCGCCAAGGGCCTGAGCGCCGGCCGCGTGCAGAGCGTCGCCGTGCGGCTGGTAGTGGACCGCGAAGCGGAGATCGAAGCGTTCATTCCCGAGGAATACTGGAAGATCGCCGGCATCTTCACCGCAGAGACCGACTCGTCCAAAACGCGTTCGCTCTCCGACGCGTGGTACGACTACATCACCAAAACAGGCAACGGCGAGCGGACGAAGATCGAGAAGGAGAAGTGGCTCGCAGAGCACGATGCCTTCGTCGCCGAGCTGGTTGAACTGGCCGGCAAGAAGTTCGAAGCCGGCAACAAGGCCGACGCCCGCAAGGCCGCCGAACTGCTGGGTTACAAGATCGAGAAGGAAGAGACCACCGAAGACGCCGAGGCCAAGGGTCCGGCGAAGCACAACACCAGGTTCGTCGGCCGGCTGGGCATGCCGCCCGACTTTGCCGTCCGGTCGATCGAGAAGAAGCGGACCACCAGCCGTCCTCCGCCGCCGTTCATCACCAGCACGCTGCAGCAGTCTGCGGCGAGCCGGCTGAGCTTGGGCGCCCAGCGGACGATGCGACTGGCGCAGACGCTGTATGAACAGGGCCACATCACCTACATGCGTACCGACTCGACCGCACTGTCGGGCGAGGCGCTGAACATGGTGCGCGGCTATATCGAAAAGTCCTTCGGCAAGAAATACCTGCCGGAGAAGCCCAACTTCTTCGCCAGCAGCAATAAGAGCGCACAGGAAGCCCACGAGGCGATCCGCCCGACCGACGCCGGCCTGACACCCGCCGACGCCCGCGCCAAACTGCCGCCGGACGAAGCCAAGCTGTACCAGTTGATCTGGAACCGCTTCGTGGCGTGCCAGATGCCGCCGGCGGAGTTTGACCAGACGACCGTGATGATCGCCGCCAAGGCCGGCGCCGAAAAAACCGACGTCGTCTTCAAAGCCACCGGCCGCAAGCTGGTGTTCGACGGCTTCATGAAAGTCGCCGGGGTCAGCAGCGACGACCAGTTGCTGCCCGACCTGGCCGAAGGCCGCAAGGTCACGCCGATCGATGTCTCGCCAACGCAGCACTTCACGCAGCCGCCGGCGCGGTTTACCGAAGCTTCGCTCGTGAAGGAACTCGAACGCCTCGGCATCGGCCGGCCGAGTACGTATGCGAGCATCATCCAGACGATTCAGGACCGGCAGTACGTGGTTCAGCAGGATCGGCGGTTCTACGCCACGCTGCTGGGCAAGATCGTCACCGAGAAGCTCATCCAAGCGTTCCCGGAGATTCTCGATGTCGGCTTCACCGCCGGCATGGAACTGAAGCTCGACCAGGTCGAAGAGCAGCACCTCGACTGGATCAAGCTGCTGAAGGATTTCTACGGCCCGTTCCACGAAGTGGTCGCGGGTTCGCTGGAAAAGATCGAGCACGCCGGCGGCACCGTCAGCCCGTACATGTGTCCCAAGTGCGGCAAGCCGATGCTCTACCGCATCAGCAAGAACGGCTTCTTCCTGGCGTGCAGCGACCGCGAATGCGCCACCACACAGCCGGTCGACCCGCAGGGCCGGCCGACGCTTCGCGAAGTGAGCGAGTTCAAGTGCCCGGTCTGCGGGCGCGAGATGATCAAGCGGAAGGGCCGCTTCGGCGAGTTCCTCGGCTGCTCGGGCTACTCCGTGAAGAACGAGAAGGGTGAACCGAGCTGCACGACCATCATCAACCTGGATAAGGAAGGCAATCCGCTTCCGCCCAAACCGCCCCCGATCAAGACGACGGTCGCGTGCGAGAAGTGTGGCAGCCCGATGCTGCTGCGCGGCAGCAAGCGGGGCCCGTTCCTGGGGTGCAGCACGTTCCCCAAGTGCCGGTCGACGAAGATGATGAAGAAGCTGACCGGCGACGACCTGAAGCAGGTCGAAGCGCTGCTGCCGCTGCTGGAAGTCGAAGCCGGCAAGGCCGCCGAGATGGCCGCCAAGATCACCGGCAGCATGCCCGCCAACGCCGGCACGAAGCCGGCGAATGTGGCGACGGACATCGACTGCGACGAGTGCGGCAAGCCCATGATCATCCGCCAGGGCCGCCGCGGTCCGTTCCTGGGTTGCAGCGGCTACCCCAAGTGCAAGAACACGGGAGAAGTTCCCGCCAAGCTCTTGGAAGAAATGGGCATCGGCGCCGACGGCAAGCCCATCGGCAGCGAAGACGCCGGCAAAGCCAAGAAGCCCGAGACGGAGGTCGAAGACCCGTCCGACGAGCCGGTGGACGTGGAGGCGTGA
- a CDS encoding M20 metallopeptidase family protein — MTLQDTISAHAPRLAELRHALHQIPELGYEEFETAKAIRAELDRLKIPYVAGVPEAPTATVAWIGDTSKPCVALRADIDALPIAEQTGLPYASRTPGRMHACGHDGHTTTLLGTAAVLKAMEKDLPVCVKFLWQPAEEGGGGGEILCKAGVIDGRLGPKVSAIFGLHGWPTLKVGTIATKPGSLLAASDNFTVTFTGRGCHGAFPHAGIDPIVTACEAVLNLQQVITRELEPTEPAVITVGKFNAGTATNIIPDTATIEGTARTLSPQARDQVRTAMKRRCEGIAAANGCTATFEWHEGYPPMINDPKMAAYVAKVAKQVVGLDRYYEVPRPSMGGEDFAYYLQEVQGCFFLIGVQPVAASGYPPLHSDRFDFTDEAIATGVRMFVELVLQYGR, encoded by the coding sequence ATGACGCTTCAGGACACCATCTCCGCCCACGCCCCGCGCCTCGCGGAGCTGCGCCATGCGCTGCACCAGATCCCCGAACTGGGTTACGAAGAGTTCGAAACCGCCAAGGCCATCCGCGCCGAGCTCGATCGCCTGAAGATCCCCTACGTCGCCGGCGTGCCCGAAGCGCCGACGGCGACCGTTGCCTGGATCGGCGACACCTCCAAGCCCTGCGTCGCACTGCGGGCCGATATCGACGCGCTGCCGATCGCCGAGCAGACCGGCCTGCCCTACGCCAGCCGAACGCCCGGCCGCATGCACGCCTGCGGGCATGACGGGCACACGACGACCCTGCTCGGCACCGCGGCGGTGCTGAAGGCGATGGAGAAAGACCTCCCCGTCTGCGTGAAGTTCCTCTGGCAGCCGGCCGAAGAAGGCGGCGGCGGGGGAGAGATCCTCTGCAAGGCCGGCGTCATCGACGGGCGGCTGGGGCCAAAAGTGTCCGCCATCTTCGGGCTCCACGGCTGGCCCACCCTGAAGGTCGGCACCATCGCGACCAAGCCGGGGTCTCTGCTGGCGGCGAGCGACAACTTTACCGTCACCTTCACCGGCCGCGGCTGTCACGGCGCGTTCCCACACGCCGGGATCGACCCCATCGTCACCGCGTGCGAAGCGGTGCTGAACCTGCAGCAGGTCATCACCCGCGAGCTGGAGCCGACCGAGCCGGCGGTCATCACCGTCGGCAAGTTCAACGCCGGCACGGCGACCAACATCATCCCCGACACGGCGACGATCGAAGGCACCGCACGCACGCTTTCGCCGCAGGCCCGCGACCAGGTGCGGACGGCGATGAAGCGACGGTGCGAAGGCATCGCCGCCGCCAACGGGTGCACCGCAACCTTCGAGTGGCACGAAGGCTACCCGCCGATGATTAACGACCCGAAGATGGCGGCCTACGTCGCCAAGGTCGCGAAGCAGGTCGTCGGCTTGGACCGCTATTACGAGGTTCCACGCCCCAGCATGGGCGGTGAGGATTTCGCTTACTACCTGCAGGAAGTGCAGGGGTGTTTTTTCCTGATTGGCGTGCAGCCGGTGGCGGCCAGCGGCTACCCGCCGTTGCACAGCGACCGGTTTGATTTCACAGACGAGGCGATCGCGACGGGGGTGCGAATGTTCGTGGAGCTGGTGCTGCAATACGGGCGTTAA
- a CDS encoding histidine phosphatase family protein encodes MPKLILIKHAAPQVKPGLPPETWALSDKGRQQCKPLAEAIRPLAPAVVLTSLEPKAAQTGEIVAGELKVPFATVAGLHEHDRSNVPHLQSREFISLVELFFRKPKELVLGRESAVQALSRFELALQGVLARYPDQNVAVVSHGTVIALLLAKYGMKNGAGNGVGNGFELWRKMGLPSYAVIDTAANSVERTVENL; translated from the coding sequence ATGCCCAAACTCATCCTCATCAAGCACGCCGCCCCGCAGGTGAAGCCCGGGCTTCCGCCGGAAACCTGGGCGCTGTCGGACAAGGGGCGTCAGCAGTGCAAGCCGCTCGCCGAGGCGATTCGTCCGCTCGCACCCGCGGTCGTCCTGACGAGCTTGGAACCCAAGGCGGCGCAGACTGGCGAAATCGTCGCCGGCGAGCTGAAAGTTCCCTTCGCCACCGTCGCCGGACTGCATGAGCACGATCGATCCAACGTGCCGCACCTGCAGAGCCGGGAGTTCATCTCGCTCGTCGAGCTGTTTTTCCGCAAGCCGAAAGAGCTGGTGCTCGGGCGGGAGTCGGCCGTGCAGGCGTTGTCGCGGTTCGAACTGGCGCTTCAAGGCGTCCTCGCCCGATACCCCGACCAGAACGTCGCAGTCGTCTCGCACGGAACGGTGATCGCGCTTCTGCTGGCGAAGTACGGGATGAAGAACGGGGCGGGCAATGGTGTGGGAAACGGATTCGAACTCTGGCGGAAGATGGGACTGCCGAGCTACGCAGTGATCGATACGGCGGCAAATTCGGTGGAGCGAACGGTAGAGAACTTGTAG
- a CDS encoding DUF2314 domain-containing protein, which translates to MPPRLSEFAPALKAARVGGQKVDAQGHHWAAELKHADWGTAKAICLRDLGAPPPFLIDLDPHLNEQERQLAKEAGCVVSVVVQGGKNDVLRDRKSLLRFLRVLMADDGLVAMDHTAQRFWSRAGLDDELAHNADLDVESLFTTHVITDDVPEDAPEGTDTPALWLHTHGLAEIGFFDFDVLSPHESITSQGGFDALRVMAFGILEGKATSGMERFTVAGGGGDVRLVDVARFNRKAAAADIAMRIGADESHNVSRVVLCEPPGGFLGKLFDRPKPSQWLQQEVGDGNLLLYFPDSATDLMAERARATWAKFRDWSAELAEFAFPVIAKIGYETDTGGGREHLWFSVNNARDADVEATLDSQPFDIAAMKPGDRRRHPLERLTDWAIITPIGMITPRNTTPLRRIRENIDKFREAMKEIRALEQQESNT; encoded by the coding sequence ATGCCGCCTCGATTGTCGGAGTTCGCACCGGCGCTCAAGGCGGCGCGCGTCGGCGGTCAGAAGGTGGACGCGCAGGGACACCACTGGGCCGCCGAGCTTAAACACGCCGATTGGGGGACGGCCAAGGCAATCTGCCTCCGCGACCTCGGTGCCCCGCCGCCGTTCCTGATCGACCTGGACCCGCACCTCAACGAGCAGGAGCGGCAACTGGCCAAGGAAGCCGGCTGCGTGGTGAGTGTGGTCGTCCAGGGCGGCAAGAACGACGTGCTGCGCGATCGCAAATCGCTGCTGCGGTTCCTGCGCGTGCTGATGGCCGACGACGGACTGGTGGCGATGGACCACACCGCACAGCGGTTTTGGTCGCGTGCGGGTCTGGACGATGAACTGGCGCATAATGCCGATCTGGACGTCGAGTCGCTGTTTACGACGCACGTCATTACCGACGATGTTCCAGAAGACGCGCCTGAGGGGACCGATACGCCTGCCCTCTGGCTGCACACGCACGGACTGGCGGAGATCGGATTCTTCGACTTCGACGTGCTGTCGCCCCACGAATCGATCACCAGCCAGGGCGGGTTCGATGCGCTGCGGGTGATGGCGTTCGGGATTCTGGAAGGTAAGGCGACGTCAGGAATGGAACGATTCACCGTGGCCGGCGGTGGCGGCGACGTTCGACTGGTAGACGTCGCGAGGTTTAATCGCAAGGCCGCCGCGGCCGACATCGCGATGAGAATCGGGGCCGACGAATCGCACAACGTCAGTCGTGTGGTTCTGTGCGAACCGCCCGGGGGCTTTCTTGGCAAACTGTTCGATCGCCCCAAGCCTTCCCAATGGCTGCAGCAGGAAGTCGGGGACGGCAATCTCCTGCTCTACTTTCCCGATTCGGCGACCGACCTGATGGCAGAGCGGGCAAGGGCCACCTGGGCCAAGTTTCGCGACTGGTCGGCCGAACTGGCCGAATTCGCGTTCCCGGTCATCGCTAAGATCGGCTACGAGACTGACACCGGCGGTGGCCGCGAGCACCTCTGGTTCTCCGTCAACAATGCCCGCGACGCCGACGTCGAGGCGACCCTCGACAGCCAGCCCTTTGACATCGCCGCGATGAAGCCCGGCGACCGGCGTCGCCATCCGCTGGAACGGCTGACCGACTGGGCGATCATCACCCCGATCGGCATGATCACGCCACGCAATACAACGCCGCTGAGGCGGATTCGCGAGAACATCGACAAGTTCCGCGAGGCGATGAAGGAAATCCGCGCTTTGGAACAGCAGGAGAGCAACACCTGA
- a CDS encoding MBL fold metallo-hydrolase, whose protein sequence is MSVAVPPNRLQLLFLGSGTSAGIPMIGCDCAVCTSADPLDQRTRTSVVISYGDTRVLVDTTPELRLQALANKVHRIDAVVFTHAHADHIMGLDDVRRYNYVKGGPLDVFADKPTHDTLVRCFGYAFKEPAPEQKVFRPHLIHREITGEFEIAGVTWTPIPLLHGDMPVLGFRVGNLAYCTDVSRIPESSYKLLEGLDVLILDALQKRKHTTHFNLEEAIEESKKIAAKRTLFTHIAHGLGHAATNAELPERMELAYDGLVVEASL, encoded by the coding sequence ATGTCCGTAGCCGTACCTCCCAACCGCCTCCAACTCCTCTTCCTCGGCTCCGGCACCAGCGCCGGCATTCCGATGATCGGCTGCGACTGCGCCGTCTGCACCAGTGCCGATCCCCTCGACCAGCGCACCCGCACCTCCGTTGTCATCAGCTACGGCGACACCCGCGTGCTGGTCGATACCACTCCCGAACTCCGCCTGCAGGCGCTGGCGAACAAGGTGCACCGGATCGACGCCGTCGTCTTCACGCACGCCCACGCCGACCACATCATGGGGCTCGACGACGTGCGGCGGTACAACTACGTCAAAGGCGGCCCACTTGACGTCTTTGCCGACAAGCCGACCCACGACACACTCGTCCGCTGCTTCGGATACGCGTTCAAAGAGCCTGCCCCCGAGCAGAAGGTGTTCCGCCCGCACCTGATCCATCGCGAGATTACGGGCGAGTTCGAGATCGCCGGCGTCACCTGGACGCCCATCCCGCTGCTGCACGGCGACATGCCGGTACTGGGGTTCCGCGTGGGCAACCTCGCCTACTGCACCGACGTGAGCAGGATCCCCGAGTCGTCATACAAACTGCTCGAAGGGCTCGACGTTCTGATCCTCGACGCGCTGCAAAAGCGCAAACACACGACGCACTTCAACCTGGAAGAGGCGATCGAGGAATCGAAGAAGATCGCCGCGAAGCGCACACTTTTCACGCATATCGCCCACGGCCTCGGTCACGCCGCGACGAATGCCGAGCTGCCGGAGAGGATGGAGTTGGCGTACGACGGGCTGGTCGTCGAGGCATCATTGTAG
- a CDS encoding class I SAM-dependent methyltransferase encodes MPRKPYRAPAHWYDAENARHDVLQQDVPFFLGQLPLKKQSILELACGTGRAAIPLAQEGHRVVGTDYAPEMIDLAVRRRDAAGLTNKQLSLAVGDMLDLDLGQTFDWVCVFFNTLCNFTSLELQDRVFATVVRHLKPGKNGKGGRFYTDLFNPDPGLWAESEVTARDPYIFRSPDDGRTIYFSTDVMRSSEPQVQHVIHRYEWFDDKGKRKRATHEFDMTSIYPRELQLLAERHGLVVEAMWGNYDGSPVTPDSPRIIARCCRK; translated from the coding sequence ATGCCACGAAAGCCTTACCGCGCTCCCGCTCATTGGTACGACGCCGAGAACGCTCGCCATGACGTGCTGCAACAGGACGTCCCGTTCTTCCTCGGGCAACTCCCGCTGAAGAAGCAATCGATCCTCGAACTGGCGTGCGGGACCGGACGGGCGGCGATCCCACTGGCACAGGAGGGGCATCGCGTTGTGGGAACTGACTACGCGCCGGAGATGATCGACCTGGCCGTCCGGAGACGCGATGCGGCCGGCCTGACGAATAAACAACTGTCGCTCGCCGTCGGCGACATGCTCGACCTGGACTTGGGCCAGACATTCGACTGGGTCTGCGTCTTCTTCAACACCCTGTGCAACTTCACCTCGCTGGAGCTTCAGGACAGGGTCTTCGCCACGGTAGTGCGACACCTTAAGCCCGGGAAGAATGGCAAAGGCGGCAGGTTCTACACCGATCTGTTCAACCCCGACCCCGGCCTCTGGGCCGAATCCGAAGTCACCGCCCGCGACCCTTACATTTTCCGCTCGCCCGATGACGGCCGAACGATCTACTTCTCCACCGACGTCATGCGTAGTAGCGAGCCGCAGGTGCAGCACGTCATCCACCGCTACGAGTGGTTCGACGACAAGGGCAAACGCAAACGCGCGACGCACGAGTTTGATATGACCAGCATCTACCCGCGCGAGCTGCAATTGCTCGCCGAGCGGCACGGCCTGGTTGTTGAAGCGATGTGGGGCAACTACGACGGCAGCCCGGTAACACCCGATTCGCCGCGGATCATCGCCCGGTGTTGCCGCAAATGA